A genomic region of Nyctibius grandis isolate bNycGra1 chromosome 34, bNycGra1.pri, whole genome shotgun sequence contains the following coding sequences:
- the LOC137675527 gene encoding olfactory receptor 14C36-like — MSNSSSITEFLLLAFADTRELQLLHFSLFLSIYLAALVGNGLIITAVACDHHLHTPMYFFLLNLSLLDLGYVSTTLPKSMANSLWDTRAISYGGCAAQLFLFVFFLGAECALLTVMAYDRYVAICKPLYYRTLMSSRACVHMAAAAWGSGFLDAVLHVANTLSLPLCRGNALDQFFCEIPQILKLSCSDSDYLREVGVLVGSACLVFGYFVFIVLSYVQVFRAVLRIPSEQGRHKAFSTCLPHLAVVSLFISTSFFAYLKPPSISSPSLDLVVTVLYSVVPPALNPFIYSMRNRELKDTMKKLILWALFHQQ, encoded by the coding sequence atgtccaacagcagctccatcaccgagttcctcctcctggcatttgcagacacacgggagctgcagctcttgcacttctcGCTCTTCCTCagcatctacctggctgccctcgTGGGCAATGGCCTCATCATCACTGCTGTAGCTTGTGACCACcacctccacacccccatgtacttcttcctcctcaacctctccctcctcGACCTGGGTTACGTCTCCACCACTCTCCCCAAATCCATGGCCAATTCCCTCTGGGACACCAGGGCCATCTCCTATGGGGGATGTGCTGCCCAgctctttctctttgtctttttccttggaGCAGAGTGTGCTCTTCTCACCGTCATGGCCTATGACCGCTATGTTGCCATCTGCAAGCCCCTCTACTACAGGACTCTGatgagcagcagagcttgtgtccacatggcagcagctgcctggggcagtgggTTTCTCGATGCTGTGCTGCACGTTGCCAATACGTTGTCACTACCACTCTGCCGTGGCAATGCCctggaccagttcttctgtgaaatcccccagatcctcaagctctcctgctcagacTCAGACTATCTCAGGGAAGTTGGGGTCCTTGTGGGTAGTGCATGCTTAGTCTTtgggtattttgttttcattgtgctgtcctacGTGCAGGTCTTCAGGGCcgtgctgaggatcccctctgagcagggacgccacaaagccttttccacgtgcctccctcacctggccgtGGTCTCTCTCTTCATCAGCACTTCGTTTTTTGCCTACCTGAAGCCTCCCTCCATCTCTTCCCCGTCCCTGGACCTAGTGGTGACTGTTCTGTACTCAGTGGTACCTCCAGCTTTGAACCCTttcatctacagcatgaggaacaggGAGCTCAAGGACACGATGAAGAAATTGATCCTATGGGCCTTGTTCCACCAGCAGTAA
- the LOC137675545 gene encoding small nuclear ribonucleoprotein Sm D2, with protein sequence MSLLNKPKSEMTPEELQKREEEEFNTGPLSVLTQSVKNNTQVLINCRNNKKLLGRVKAFDRHCNMVLENVKEMWTEVPKSGKGKKKSKPVNKDRYVSKMFLRGDSVIVVLRNPLIAGK encoded by the exons AT GAGCCTCCTGAACAAGCCCAAGAGTGAGATGACGCCGGAGGAGCTGCAGaagcgggaggaggaggagttcAACACGGGGCCGCTCTCCGTGCTCACGCAGTCCGTCAAGAACAACACCCAGGTCCTCATCAACTGCCGCAACAACAAGAAGCTCCTGGGACGCGTCAAGGCCTTCGACAG gcACTGTAACATGGTGCTGGAGAACGTGAAGGAGATGTGGACGGAGGTGCCCAAGAgcgggaaagggaagaaaaagtccAAACCCGTCAACAAAGATCGCTACGTCTCCAAGATGTTCCTGCGCGGCGACTCCGTCATCGTCGTCCTCCGGAACCCCCTCATCGCCGGGAAGTAG
- the LOC137675549 gene encoding 26S proteasome regulatory subunit 6B-like, which yields MEEPGLPGERPQDDLPALASPPAPTTLSFLVPESADLEDHYSCSKLEEELEFLEVQEDEIKDEQKNLKNEFLHTPEEVKRIQSILLVIGQLLEAVDENTAIVGSTTGDGDLSALIFCFWSAS from the exons atggaggagccggggctgcccggggagagGCCGCAG GATGACCTGCCAGCGCTggcctccccccctgccccgacCACTCTCTCCTTCCTGGTGCCAGAATCTGCGGACCTGGAGGACCACTACAGCTGCTCCAAG ctggaggaggagctggagttCCTAGAGGTGCAAGAGGATGAGATCAAGGATGAGCAGAAGAACCTCAAGAATGAGTTTCTTCACACCCCAGAGGAGGTGAAGAGGATCCAGAGCATCCTCTTGGTCATTGGGCAGTTACTGGAGGCCGTCGATGAGAACACAGCCATCGTGGGCTCCACCACGG GTGACGGGGATCTTTCTGCACTGATCTTCTGCTTCTGGAGTGCGTCCTGA